GCCGTGGCGACCGCCACCGCGTTCGCCGCACTGGCCGGACTGAGCCTGCCCCGGGTGGACCTGCCGTCCTGGCGCAGCCACGCCCTTCCCGAGATGCCCGAAGGCCCGGTTCTCGGGCTCGTCGCCGCCGTCCTGACCATCACCCTGGTCGGCAGCGTGGAGTCCCTGCTCTCCGCGGTCGCCACCGACAAGCTGATCGCCTCCGAGCGGGGTACGGACAAGCGCCCGCCGCGCGCCGACCTCGACCGGGAACTGCGCGGGCAGGGCGCGGCGAACATCGTCTCCGGAGCCCTGGGCGGTCTGCCCATCACCGGGGTTGCCGTGCGCAGCGTCGCGAACGTCAAGGCGGGGGCGGCCAGCCGGAATTCGTCGATGATGCACGGCTTCTGGGTCCTGCTCGCCTCCTTCCTGCTGGTCCCCCTGCTCGATCTGATCCCGCTGGCCGCGCTGGCCGCGCTGGTGATGGCGGTGGGCGTGCAGATGGTCAACGTCACGCACATGCGCAATGTCACCCGGCACCGGGAGGCCCTGGTCTACGGCACGACCATCGTGGGTGTGGTGCTCGGCGGGGTGCTGGAGGGCGTGGCCGTGGGTATCGCGGTGGCCGTCGCACTGGCGCTGCACCGGCTCGCCCGGACCCGGATCACCCTGGAGCGGCTGGACAGCGGTGTCCACCGGGTGCGGGTGCGCGGGCAGTTGACCTTCCTCGCGGTGCCGCGGCTGAGCCGGGTGCTCAATCAGGTCCCGCACGACGTGCATGCCGTGGTCGAGCTCGACGGCTCCTTCATGGACCATGCGGCCTACGAGACCATCCAGGACTGGCAGCAGTCCCATCTGGCGCACGGCGGAACCCTGGAGGTCACCGGCCGCTCGGGGCAGGCCGCCCAGATCAACGGGGCGGACCCGGCCGACGGGACCGGGACCCCCGACGGGCCGGACGCGGCAGACGGAGCGGGCGGGGTCCACGGGGGTGATCGCGGCGACGACACCCGCCATGCCGAGGCCGGCCACCACGCGGACCGGTCCCGGCGCGGCCAGCACCGCGGGACGCACCAGTGCTGCCGCCCCTGGACCCCCTGGCAGAACCACTGCGACCACCGCGCCACGAGTACCCGTACGGCCCCGGCCACGGCGGCGACCATGGCGGCATCGGCCGAGGCGGCCTCGAACCGGGCGAACGGTGCCGCGGACGGCGCGGACGGGGCGAACGGCGCGGACGGCGCGAACGGTGCCGGGGACGGCGGGGCGCCGGACTCCGCGCCGACGCGCCGACGGCGCGGCGCGGGCCAACTGGCCAGCGGGATCAGCGCCTTCCAGCGGGACACCGCACCCCACGTACGGGACGAGCTGGCCCGGCTGGCCCGCGAGGGACAGCGGCCTTCGCAGCTCTTCATCACCTGCGCGGACTCGCGGCTGGTGACCAGCATGATCACGGCGAGCGGCCCGGGAGACCTGTTCACCGTCCGCAACGTCGGCAATCTCGTGCCGCTGCCCGGTACGGAGTCCACGGACGACTCCGTCGCCGCTGCCATCGAGTACGCGGTCGACGTGCTGAAGGTCGACAGCATCACCGTCTGCGGGCACTCGGGCTGCGGGGCCATGCAGGCCCTGCTCAGCTCCGCACCCGGTGTCGAGGCGACCCCGTTGCGACGCTGGCTGCGGCACGGAGTGCCCAGCCTGGAGCGGATGGCCAGTCGCCACCACGCCTGGGCCCGGATCTCGGGCCGGCTCCCCGCCGACGCCGTGGAGCAGCTGTGCCTGACCAACGTGGTCCAGCAGCTGGAGCACCTGAGGGCGCATGAATCGGTGGCCAGGCGCCTCGCCGAGGGCACCCTGGAGCTGCACGGCATGTACTTCCACGTGGGCGAGGCCCAGGCGTACCTGCTGTCGGAGGGTGAGGACTTCTTCGACTGCCGTGTCTTCGACACCGTCGGCCAGCGCGCCTGAACCGATACCCTCCGGTATCCGTGCCACCGATCGGCCCCTTCCCGCACCCCGCAGCGGGAAGGGGCCCTTCGCACGTCGTTCTCGTGCGGGCCGCTGGCGTGATATAGGTCTAAACCAATTCCAGGTTACCCCTTGTCACCCGGGCCGCCGACTGATGAGCTATGCCCGGGGACACAACGGACACCCTGGGAAAGGGAGATGTCGTGAGCAATGAGAGCCTGGCCAATCTGCTCAAGGAGGAGCGGCGGTTCGCACCGCCCGCCGATCTGGCCGCCGCCGCCAATGTGAAAGAGGCTGCGTACGCACAGGCCGACGCGGACCGGCTGGGCTTCTGGGCCGAGCAGGCCCGGCGGCTGACCTGGGCCACCGAGCCGACCGAGACGCTCGACTGGACGAACCCGCCTTTCGCGAAGTGGTTCGCCGACGGCCGGCTGAACGTCGCGTACAACTGCGTGGACCGCCACGTCGAGGCCGGGAACGGCGACCGCGTCGCCATCCACTTCGAGGGCGAGCCCGGCGACAGCCGCGCGATCACCTACGCCGAACTCAAGGACGAAGTTTCCAGGGCCGCCAACGCCCTCACCGAGCTGGGCGTCGAGGCCGGCGACCGCGTCGCCGTCTACCTCCCGATGATCCCCGAGGCGGTCGTCGCCATGCTCGCGTGCGCCCGCATCGGCGCCGCGCACTCCGTGGTCTTCGGCGGCTTCTCCGCCGACGCCGTCGCCTCCCGCATCCAGGACGCCGACGCCAAGCTGGTCATCACCGCCGACGGCGGGTACCGCCGCGGCAAGCCCAGCGCCCTGAAGCCCGCCATCGACGAGGCCGTCGCCAAGTGCCCGCAGGTCGAGCACGTGCTCGTCGTACGCCGCACCGGCCAGGACACCGCCTTCACCGAGGGCCGCGACGTCTGGTGGCACGAGGTGGTCGCCCGCCAGTCCGCCGAGCACACCCCGCAGGCCTTCGACGCCGAGCACCCGCTGTTCATCCTCTACACCTCCGGTACGACCGGAAAGCCCAAGGGCATCCTGCACACCTCCGGCGGCTACCTCACCCAGGCGGCCTACACCCACCACGCGGTCTTCGACCTGAAGCCGGAGAGCGACGTCTACTGGTGCACGGCCGACATCGGCTGGGTGACCGGGCACTCCTACATCGTCTACGGGCCGCTCGCGAACGGCGCCACCCAGGTGATGTACGAGGGCACGCCCGACACGCCGCACCAGGGCCGCTTCTGGGAGGTCGTGCAGAAGTACGGCGTCACGATCCTCTACACGGCGCCCACGGCCATCCGCACGTTCATGAAGTGGGGCGACGACATCCCCGCGAAGTTCGACCTGTCGAGCCTGCGCGTCCTGGGCTCGGTCGGCGAACCGATCAACCCCGAGGCCTGGGTCTGGTACCGCAAGCACATCGGCGGCGACCGCTGCCCGATCGTGGACACCTGGTGGCAGACCGAGACCGGCGCGATGATGATCTCGCCGCTGCCGGGCGTCACCCACACCAAGCCGGGCTCCGCCCAGCGCGCCCTGCCCGGGATCGCCGCCACCGTCGTGGACGACGAGGCGCACGAGGTCCCGGACGGCGGGGGCGGCTACCTGGTCCTCACCGAGCCGTGGCCGTCGATGCTGCGCACCATCTGGGGCGACGACCAGCGCTTCATCGACACCTACTGGTCGCGCTTCGAGGGCAGGTACTTCGCCGGCGACGGCGCCAAGAAGGACGACGACGGCGACATCTGGCTGCTGGGCCGGGTGGACGACGTGATGCTGGTGTCCGGCCACAACATCTCGACCACCGAGGTCGAGTCGGCGCTCGTCTCGCACCCGTCGGTCGCCGAGGCGGCCGTGGTCGGCGCCGCCGACGAGACCACCGGCCAGGCCATCGTGGCGTTCGTCATCC
This DNA window, taken from Streptomyces sp. TN58, encodes the following:
- a CDS encoding SulP family inorganic anion transporter encodes the protein MTATSLTPTPAGLRKDFPADLSASVAVFLIAMPLSLGIALATGAPLQAGLVAAAVGGIVAGRLGGAPLQVSGPAAGLTVVTAELIQRYGWRTTCAITVLAGACQLGLAALRTARSALMVSPAIVHGMLAGIGVTIALAQLHIVLGGTPQSSAVANVAGLPAQLAELHPAALGVSALTLVVLLGWPRLPGRAGRALRKVPAPLAAVATATAFAALAGLSLPRVDLPSWRSHALPEMPEGPVLGLVAAVLTITLVGSVESLLSAVATDKLIASERGTDKRPPRADLDRELRGQGAANIVSGALGGLPITGVAVRSVANVKAGAASRNSSMMHGFWVLLASFLLVPLLDLIPLAALAALVMAVGVQMVNVTHMRNVTRHREALVYGTTIVGVVLGGVLEGVAVGIAVAVALALHRLARTRITLERLDSGVHRVRVRGQLTFLAVPRLSRVLNQVPHDVHAVVELDGSFMDHAAYETIQDWQQSHLAHGGTLEVTGRSGQAAQINGADPADGTGTPDGPDAADGAGGVHGGDRGDDTRHAEAGHHADRSRRGQHRGTHQCCRPWTPWQNHCDHRATSTRTAPATAATMAASAEAASNRANGAADGADGANGADGANGAGDGGAPDSAPTRRRRGAGQLASGISAFQRDTAPHVRDELARLAREGQRPSQLFITCADSRLVTSMITASGPGDLFTVRNVGNLVPLPGTESTDDSVAAAIEYAVDVLKVDSITVCGHSGCGAMQALLSSAPGVEATPLRRWLRHGVPSLERMASRHHAWARISGRLPADAVEQLCLTNVVQQLEHLRAHESVARRLAEGTLELHGMYFHVGEAQAYLLSEGEDFFDCRVFDTVGQRA
- the acs gene encoding acetate--CoA ligase, translating into MPGDTTDTLGKGDVVSNESLANLLKEERRFAPPADLAAAANVKEAAYAQADADRLGFWAEQARRLTWATEPTETLDWTNPPFAKWFADGRLNVAYNCVDRHVEAGNGDRVAIHFEGEPGDSRAITYAELKDEVSRAANALTELGVEAGDRVAVYLPMIPEAVVAMLACARIGAAHSVVFGGFSADAVASRIQDADAKLVITADGGYRRGKPSALKPAIDEAVAKCPQVEHVLVVRRTGQDTAFTEGRDVWWHEVVARQSAEHTPQAFDAEHPLFILYTSGTTGKPKGILHTSGGYLTQAAYTHHAVFDLKPESDVYWCTADIGWVTGHSYIVYGPLANGATQVMYEGTPDTPHQGRFWEVVQKYGVTILYTAPTAIRTFMKWGDDIPAKFDLSSLRVLGSVGEPINPEAWVWYRKHIGGDRCPIVDTWWQTETGAMMISPLPGVTHTKPGSAQRALPGIAATVVDDEAHEVPDGGGGYLVLTEPWPSMLRTIWGDDQRFIDTYWSRFEGRYFAGDGAKKDDDGDIWLLGRVDDVMLVSGHNISTTEVESALVSHPSVAEAAVVGAADETTGQAIVAFVILRGSASETDSLVAELRNHVGSTLGPIAKPKRILPVQELPKTRSGKIMRRLLRDVAENRAVGDVTTLADSSVMDLIQSKLPAAGSED